One segment of Pseudophryne corroboree isolate aPseCor3 chromosome 10, aPseCor3.hap2, whole genome shotgun sequence DNA contains the following:
- the LOC134966840 gene encoding C3a anaphylatoxin chemotactic receptor-like: protein MQIPFVPLRRKTSAVRYNLSDNQTFSNWTVSYNDYRYIQIYSILTILFYSIIFLLGTVGNGLVIWIAGFKMKTVSAVWFLNLAVADFICCVSIPLQIFVSQYIYDLVITVLWFINMCTSVYFLTAMSIDRCVSIMWPFWSKTYRTPKCVCNISAIVWVVSIVLNSPHIIINYGYYFYHNEMDFSRFVAVFIVPFSVIVICYCVICFKLRKVKIPKRKQRPYKIITAVILCFLICIFPFHILPLLITDNYFMDNLVITISMWLIYFNSCINPILYVLIGQNIKDILIHSIPSRLERALND from the exons ATGCAAATTCCATTTGTGCCTTTGCGTAG GAAGACATCCGCTGTGCGTTATAATCTCTCGGACAATCAGACGTTCTCTAATTGGACTGTATCGTATAATGACTACAGATATATCCAAATATATTCAATTCTGACAATCCTTTTCTACAGTATCATTTTCCTCTTGGGAACAGTAGGAAACGGATTAGTAATCTGGATCGCTGGATTTAAGATGAAGACAGTCAGTGCTGTGTGGTTCCTTAACCTGGCTGTTGCCGACTTCATATGTTGTGTCTCTATCCCATTACAAATATTTGTGTCTCAGTATATTTATGATTTAGTCATCACTGTTCTATGGTTTATAAACATGTGCACTAGTGTCTATTTTTTAACCGCCATGAGTATTGACCGCTGTGTCTCCATAATGTGGCCATTTTGGTCCAAAACCTATAGAACACCCAAATGTGTCTGCAACATTTCAGCAATAGTTTGGGTGGTGAGTATCGTCTTAAATTCTCCTCATATAATTATTAACTATGGTTATTATTTTTATCATAATGAAATGGACTTCTCCAGATTTGTCGCCGTGTTTATTGTCCCTTTTTCTGTCATTGTAATATGTTATTGTGTAATTTGTTTTAAACTTAGAAAAGTGAAAATACCAAAGAGGAAACAGCGACCCTATAAAATTATCACTGCCGTCATACTGTGTTTCCTCATCTGTATATTTCCATTTCACATTTTACCATTACTGATAACAGACAATTATTTTATGGATAACTTAGTAATTACCATTTCTATGTGGCTGATATACTTCAACAGTTGCATCAATCCCATCCTCTATGTCCTTATAGGCCAAAACATTAAAGACATTTTAATACATTCAATACCATCCAGACTGGAAAGAGCTTTAAATGATTGA